In Alistipes ihumii AP11, a genomic segment contains:
- a CDS encoding glycerophosphodiester phosphodiesterase: MKIGKLFLTAVTFCSVASLQAQSETQIVAHRGYWKTEGSAQNSIASLEKAIEIGCRGSEIDLILTTDGVLVLHHDDAIAGKRVDASTYAEIKDVKLSNGESLPTFDAFLAVARKQKGTKPIIEIKPHQTKQKEDAAVRAALDAVRRAGMNKRVEYISFSKNICEQLIANGPKGIKVAYLGGDLSPRELAERGYTGLDYHIGTMRAHEEWFDEARKLGLEINVWTVNDEESMKYLIGKGVDYITTDEPELLQSLLGK, translated from the coding sequence ATGAAAATCGGTAAATTGTTTCTGACCGCGGTAACTTTCTGTTCTGTCGCTTCGCTGCAAGCCCAATCCGAGACCCAAATCGTCGCGCATCGGGGATATTGGAAAACCGAGGGATCGGCCCAGAATTCCATCGCTTCGCTCGAAAAGGCGATCGAAATCGGGTGCCGGGGCTCGGAAATCGATTTGATTCTGACGACCGACGGCGTGCTCGTGTTGCATCACGACGATGCGATCGCCGGCAAGCGGGTGGATGCGAGCACCTATGCCGAAATCAAGGACGTCAAGCTGTCCAACGGCGAATCCCTGCCGACGTTCGACGCCTTTCTGGCTGTCGCCCGGAAGCAGAAAGGCACCAAGCCGATCATCGAGATCAAGCCCCATCAGACCAAGCAGAAGGAGGATGCGGCCGTCCGTGCCGCGCTGGACGCCGTTCGCCGTGCGGGGATGAACAAGCGGGTCGAGTATATCTCGTTTTCGAAGAACATTTGCGAGCAGTTGATAGCGAACGGCCCCAAAGGAATCAAGGTGGCTTATCTGGGCGGCGACCTGTCGCCCCGGGAGCTCGCCGAGCGGGGATATACCGGACTCGACTATCATATCGGCACGATGCGGGCCCATGAGGAGTGGTTCGACGAAGCGAGGAAGTTGGGCCTCGAGATCAATGTCTGGACCGTCAATGACGAGGAATCGATGAAATACCTGATCGGGAAAGGTGTCGATTACATCACGACCGACGAACCCGAGCTGTTGCAGAGCCTTCTCGGCAAGTAG
- the panD gene encoding aspartate 1-decarboxylase, translating into MNMQVEVLKSKIHRVTITQANLSYVGSITIDEDLLDAAHLIAGEKVQIVNVNNGERLETYIIKGERGSGAVCLNGPAARKCVVGDVVIIISYARMDFEEAKSFTPWVVFPDTDTNRLIR; encoded by the coding sequence ATGAACATGCAAGTAGAGGTACTCAAGTCCAAGATACACCGGGTGACCATCACGCAGGCCAACCTCAGCTACGTGGGCAGCATCACGATCGACGAGGACCTGCTCGACGCGGCCCATCTGATCGCCGGCGAAAAGGTGCAGATCGTCAACGTCAACAACGGCGAGCGGCTGGAGACTTATATAATCAAGGGGGAGCGCGGCAGCGGCGCCGTCTGTCTGAACGGACCGGCGGCCCGCAAGTGCGTCGTAGGCGACGTGGTGATCATCATTTCCTATGCGCGCATGGATTTCGAGGAAGCCAAGAGCTTCACGCCATGGGTGGTCTTTCCCGACACCGACACGAACCGGCTGATCCGATAA
- the panC gene encoding pantoate--beta-alanine ligase: protein MKVFTKNAELSREMARGAGRTGLVPTMGALHEGHLSLVEKCRAECDRAVVSVFVNPTQFNDPNDLKNYPRTEEADLALLEKTGVDYVLMPSVEDIYPQKDTRVFDLGTTDKTMEGAHRPGHFNGVAQVVSRLFDIVRPERAYFGEKDFQQIAVIREMVRRYGYPVQIVACPIVRGADGLALSSRNALLTPAHRAAAPTIYGALNENAAAARTMSVEEFRRRVVERIDATKLLKTEYLSVVHAETLEEIDTWSDSFPMRCCIAVQAGDIRLIDNIAIA from the coding sequence ATGAAAGTCTTTACGAAAAACGCGGAACTGTCGCGCGAAATGGCTCGCGGAGCCGGGCGGACAGGCCTCGTCCCGACGATGGGGGCCCTGCACGAGGGGCATCTTTCGTTGGTGGAGAAATGCCGCGCGGAGTGCGATCGCGCGGTCGTCAGCGTCTTCGTCAACCCGACGCAGTTCAACGACCCGAACGACCTGAAGAATTATCCCCGCACCGAGGAAGCCGACCTGGCGCTGCTCGAGAAAACCGGGGTAGACTATGTCCTGATGCCTTCGGTCGAAGACATCTATCCGCAGAAGGACACCCGTGTGTTCGATCTGGGTACGACGGACAAAACGATGGAGGGAGCCCACCGCCCGGGTCATTTCAACGGAGTGGCCCAGGTCGTCAGCCGGCTGTTCGACATCGTCCGGCCCGAACGGGCCTATTTCGGAGAGAAGGATTTCCAGCAGATCGCCGTGATCCGCGAAATGGTCCGTCGCTACGGTTACCCGGTACAGATCGTCGCATGCCCGATCGTTCGCGGTGCGGACGGACTGGCTCTCAGCTCGCGCAACGCGCTGCTCACCCCCGCCCACCGCGCGGCCGCACCGACGATCTACGGCGCGCTGAACGAAAACGCCGCCGCCGCGCGCACGATGAGCGTGGAGGAGTTCCGCCGCCGGGTCGTCGAGCGTATCGACGCGACGAAGCTGCTGAAGACGGAATATCTTTCGGTCGTCCACGCAGAGACGCTCGAGGAGATCGATACGTGGAGCGACTCGTTCCCGATGCGCTGCTGCATAGCCGTACAGGCGGGCGACATCCGCCTGATCGACAACATCGCCATCGCTTAG
- a CDS encoding dipeptidyl-peptidase 3 family protein, giving the protein MKKIFTIALMATLVTGMYSCRQKQGGEQKFDWIADRFDDIKVLKYRVPGFDTLSLDEKKLVYYLSQAALSGRDILFDQNGRYNLRIRRTLEAIYRGYTGDRTSESFKRFEKYLKKVWFANGIHHHYSTDKFHPEFTEAYFDELIAATPAENFPADFGSVEEVVAEIKPVIFDPAVMPKRVNQAEGEDLIVTSANNYYEGVTQKEVERFYAERMNPHDTTPVSWGLNSKLVKEPDGRIVERVWKVGGMYSPAIEKIVYWLGKAAEVAREPQKQTILALIDYYRSGDLRQFDAFNIRWVEDTVSKVDFVNGFTENYGDPLGYRGAWEGMVNFRDEEATRRTQTISEEAQWFEDHSPIDPQYRKERVKGVSAKVITAAVLGGDCYPSTPIGINLPNADWIRRDHGSKSVTIQNITDAYDEAAKGNGFAEEFILDPSIIELREKYGSLGDNLHTDLHECLGHGSGKLAPGIKGDELKNYSSTLEEARADLFALYYLGDPKLVELGLVPSFDVAKAEYAQYVMNGMMTQLTRIRPGKTVEEAHMRNRKLIAEWCYEKGRADNVIEKVVKDGKTYIVVNDYEKLRTLFGDLLREIQRIKSTGDFAAGQALVETYGVQVDPALHKEVLDRYAKLKLEPYAGFVNPVYKPVMENGEIVDVLIEYTDDYPGQMMEYSENYSFLPSVN; this is encoded by the coding sequence ATGAAGAAAATTTTTACGATTGCGCTTATGGCAACACTCGTTACGGGTATGTACTCCTGCCGTCAGAAACAGGGCGGCGAGCAGAAGTTCGACTGGATAGCCGACCGCTTCGACGATATCAAGGTGCTCAAGTACCGCGTTCCGGGTTTCGACACCCTTTCTTTGGACGAGAAGAAGCTGGTCTACTACCTGAGCCAGGCCGCCCTGTCGGGCCGCGACATCCTGTTCGACCAGAACGGCCGGTACAATCTGCGCATACGCCGCACGCTCGAAGCGATTTACCGGGGGTACACGGGCGACCGGACGAGCGAGTCGTTCAAGCGGTTCGAGAAGTACCTCAAGAAAGTGTGGTTCGCCAACGGCATTCACCATCACTATTCGACCGACAAGTTCCATCCCGAGTTTACGGAAGCTTATTTCGACGAGCTGATCGCCGCGACTCCCGCCGAGAATTTTCCTGCCGACTTCGGCTCGGTGGAGGAAGTCGTGGCCGAGATCAAGCCGGTGATTTTCGATCCTGCCGTGATGCCCAAGCGGGTCAACCAGGCCGAGGGCGAGGACCTGATCGTCACGTCGGCCAACAACTACTACGAGGGGGTCACGCAGAAAGAGGTCGAGCGGTTCTATGCCGAGCGGATGAATCCGCACGATACGACGCCCGTTTCGTGGGGACTGAACAGCAAACTGGTCAAGGAGCCCGACGGACGGATCGTCGAGCGGGTATGGAAAGTGGGCGGCATGTACTCGCCTGCGATCGAGAAAATCGTCTATTGGCTCGGCAAGGCCGCCGAAGTGGCCCGAGAGCCGCAGAAGCAGACGATTCTCGCGCTGATCGACTATTACCGCAGCGGCGATCTGAGGCAGTTCGACGCTTTCAACATCCGCTGGGTCGAGGATACCGTGTCGAAGGTTGATTTCGTCAACGGCTTCACCGAGAACTACGGCGACCCGCTCGGCTACCGGGGAGCATGGGAAGGCATGGTCAATTTCCGCGATGAGGAGGCCACGCGCCGGACGCAGACGATCAGTGAGGAAGCGCAGTGGTTCGAGGACCATTCCCCGATCGACCCTCAGTACCGCAAGGAGCGGGTGAAGGGCGTTTCGGCCAAGGTGATCACGGCGGCCGTTCTGGGCGGCGACTGCTATCCCTCGACGCCGATCGGCATCAACCTGCCCAACGCCGACTGGATCCGCCGCGATCACGGCTCGAAGTCGGTGACGATCCAGAATATCACGGATGCCTATGACGAGGCGGCCAAGGGGAACGGATTCGCCGAGGAGTTCATCCTCGATCCGTCGATCATCGAACTGCGGGAAAAGTACGGGTCGTTGGGCGACAACCTGCATACCGACCTGCACGAGTGCCTCGGTCACGGTTCGGGCAAGCTGGCTCCGGGCATCAAAGGCGACGAGCTGAAGAACTATTCGTCTACGCTCGAGGAGGCTCGCGCCGATTTGTTCGCGCTCTATTATCTGGGCGATCCGAAACTGGTCGAGCTGGGGCTCGTGCCGTCGTTCGACGTGGCCAAGGCCGAGTATGCCCAGTACGTTATGAACGGCATGATGACGCAGCTCACGCGCATCCGGCCCGGCAAGACGGTCGAGGAGGCGCACATGCGCAACCGCAAGCTGATCGCCGAGTGGTGCTACGAGAAAGGCCGCGCCGACAACGTGATCGAGAAAGTGGTCAAGGACGGCAAGACGTATATCGTCGTCAACGACTACGAGAAGCTGCGGACGCTGTTCGGCGACCTGCTCCGCGAGATTCAGCGTATCAAGAGTACGGGCGATTTCGCGGCGGGTCAGGCGCTCGTCGAGACTTACGGCGTGCAGGTCGATCCCGCGCTGCACAAGGAGGTGCTCGACCGCTATGCGAAGCTGAAGCTGGAACCTTATGCCGGATTCGTCAATCCGGTTTACAAACCTGTTATGGAGAACGGCGAGATCGTCGACGTGCTGATCGAGTACACGGACGATTATCCGGGCCAGATGATGGAGTACTCCGAGAACTATTCGTTCCTGCCGTCGGTCAACTGA
- a CDS encoding lipoprotein signal peptidase: MAKKKIALLIVALLAVDQIVKIWIKTHFALDESVTVFPNWFFIRFIENPGAAFGFELGGSYGKLILSIFRLVAIGALGYYIHHLLRKKAPTGVLVGFSLIFAGALGNVIDSAFYGLLFSESTFTAPATFLPEGGGYAGFLHGRVVDMLFFPLFRGTYPSWIPGIGGESFLFFSPIFNLADSYITIGVLYMLLFQRKFFK, encoded by the coding sequence ATGGCCAAGAAAAAAATCGCCCTGCTGATCGTCGCGCTGCTGGCCGTCGACCAGATCGTCAAAATATGGATCAAGACCCACTTCGCGCTCGACGAGAGCGTGACCGTCTTTCCGAACTGGTTCTTCATCCGGTTCATAGAGAATCCGGGAGCCGCATTCGGGTTTGAGCTCGGAGGCAGCTATGGCAAACTGATTCTCAGCATATTCCGGCTCGTAGCTATCGGCGCGCTCGGCTACTACATCCACCATTTGCTTCGTAAAAAGGCCCCGACAGGCGTGCTGGTCGGTTTCTCGCTGATTTTCGCCGGCGCGCTGGGCAACGTGATCGACAGCGCGTTCTACGGCCTGCTTTTCTCGGAATCGACATTCACCGCCCCGGCGACGTTCCTGCCCGAAGGAGGAGGCTATGCCGGATTTCTGCACGGGAGAGTGGTCGACATGCTGTTCTTCCCGCTATTCCGAGGCACCTATCCGTCATGGATACCGGGAATCGGCGGCGAGTCGTTTCTGTTCTTCAGTCCGATTTTCAACTTGGCCGACAGCTACATCACCATCGGCGTGCTCTACATGCTGCTCTTCCAGCGGAAATTTTTCAAATAG
- a CDS encoding HU family DNA-binding protein — MNKTQLVDAIAKKASITKVDAKKALDAFINVTGEALKAGDKIALIGFGSFAVAKKPGRTGRNPRTGAAIKIAAKNVVKFKAGAELNALVK, encoded by the coding sequence ATGAACAAAACTCAACTCGTTGACGCAATCGCGAAGAAAGCCTCGATCACCAAGGTGGATGCCAAGAAAGCGCTGGACGCTTTCATTAACGTAACCGGAGAAGCGTTGAAAGCAGGCGACAAGATCGCGCTGATCGGATTCGGATCGTTCGCCGTAGCCAAGAAGCCGGGCCGCACCGGACGTAACCCGCGCACGGGCGCCGCGATCAAGATCGCCGCAAAGAACGTCGTGAAATTCAAGGCCGGCGCCGAACTGAACGCGCTGGTGAAATAG
- a CDS encoding glycoside hydrolase family 99-like domain-containing protein — protein sequence MNRTLLTLAAAAAVLTGCRSERPVAGDDITVACYYFPNYHTGDPLNELNKGEGWSEWKLVREAQPRFEGHDQPKVPLWGYTDEKDPAVMARKIEAAASHGIDVMLFDWYRYDSVPFLNRCLDEGFLKAPNVNDIRFGLMWANHDWVEIHPATHGEPQKLLYPGKVSPEAFETIGDELVRDYFTRPNYWLIDGKAYFSVYDVQKFVESFGSLEATKAAMDRLREKAVAAGLKGVHWNLVVWGNPILPVEKVPANTLELLRALGFDSATSYVWIHHCWPADTCTAYNSVRDAYMAYWDKAKAEYGVPYYPNVTMGWDPSPRTNQQKDWNPAYGYPYSGILCDNTPENFRAALQMTKDRLLADPDGPRILNINCWNEWTEGSYLEPDSVHGMKYLEAVRDVFADTKP from the coding sequence ATGAATAGAACTTTGCTGACGCTGGCCGCCGCCGCGGCCGTCCTGACCGGCTGCCGCTCGGAGCGACCGGTAGCCGGAGACGACATCACGGTCGCCTGTTATTATTTTCCGAACTACCACACCGGAGACCCGCTCAACGAGCTCAACAAGGGCGAGGGCTGGAGCGAGTGGAAACTCGTGCGCGAGGCGCAGCCGCGCTTCGAGGGGCACGACCAGCCCAAGGTTCCGCTGTGGGGCTATACCGACGAGAAGGACCCGGCCGTGATGGCCCGTAAGATCGAGGCCGCCGCGTCGCACGGCATCGACGTGATGCTGTTCGACTGGTATCGCTACGACAGCGTGCCGTTTCTGAACCGTTGCCTCGACGAAGGGTTCCTGAAGGCCCCGAACGTGAACGACATCCGCTTCGGGCTGATGTGGGCCAATCACGACTGGGTCGAGATTCATCCGGCCACGCACGGCGAACCGCAAAAGCTGCTCTACCCGGGCAAGGTGTCGCCCGAGGCGTTCGAAACGATCGGCGACGAGCTGGTGCGCGACTACTTCACGCGACCGAACTACTGGCTGATCGACGGCAAGGCCTATTTCTCGGTCTACGACGTGCAGAAATTCGTCGAGAGTTTCGGCTCGCTCGAGGCCACGAAAGCGGCCATGGACCGGCTCCGCGAGAAAGCCGTCGCCGCCGGGCTGAAAGGAGTCCACTGGAATCTGGTCGTCTGGGGCAATCCGATCCTTCCGGTCGAAAAGGTGCCGGCCAATACGCTCGAACTGCTGCGCGCGCTGGGCTTCGACTCGGCCACATCCTACGTATGGATACACCACTGCTGGCCCGCCGACACTTGTACGGCCTACAACTCGGTGCGCGACGCCTATATGGCCTATTGGGACAAGGCGAAAGCCGAGTACGGCGTACCCTACTACCCGAACGTAACGATGGGCTGGGATCCTTCGCCGCGCACGAACCAGCAGAAAGACTGGAACCCGGCCTACGGCTACCCCTATTCGGGCATTCTGTGCGACAACACGCCGGAGAACTTCCGGGCCGCGCTGCAGATGACCAAGGACCGCCTGCTGGCCGACCCCGACGGTCCGCGTATTTTGAACATCAACTGCTGGAACGAATGGACCGAGGGAAGCTATCTGGAGCCCGACTCGGTACACGGCATGAAATATTTGGAGGCTGTTCGAGACGTATTCGCCGACACGAAACCCTGA
- a CDS encoding glycoside hydrolase family 99-like domain-containing protein, protein MKNIILPICCAAALCMVPALMSGCNSDPKDGSAPGGPPIDVPPGDVTVAAYYFPNWGPVATSEWGSLQRAKPMFDGHKQPKVPAWGYRNENRPEVMQQKIDAAADHGLDVFIFDWYFYDEAQMPGNKYLSSALEEGFLKAPNNDRMKFSLLWCNHDLGDIARGAVTPETFELLTDYVIEHYFKHPSYWLVDGCPYFSIYEVNTFLATFGGDYARAGEAIARFREKVKAAGFPDLHLNGVLFGLGGILSQAVAALGLNSTTSYVWIHHNILPDFPATRYEKAASQYMNSVRNGGGSNGLENGAAGIPVPYHLNISMGWDSSPRCGNVTPGEWLRRRDYPFGAVIVDNTPYLFKKYLAEAKAWTLAKPESERIVVINSWNEWGEGSYLEPDTENGMGYLEAVRDVFGSQQANGTGTAGERTVKN, encoded by the coding sequence GCCGGGCGACGTGACGGTCGCCGCATATTATTTTCCGAACTGGGGGCCCGTCGCCACGTCGGAATGGGGAAGCCTGCAACGGGCCAAACCGATGTTCGACGGACACAAGCAGCCGAAAGTCCCGGCATGGGGCTACCGGAACGAGAATCGCCCCGAGGTGATGCAACAGAAAATCGATGCGGCGGCCGACCACGGCCTCGACGTCTTCATCTTCGACTGGTATTTCTACGACGAAGCCCAGATGCCGGGCAACAAATACCTCAGCTCGGCGCTGGAAGAAGGATTCCTGAAAGCTCCGAACAACGACCGGATGAAATTCTCGCTATTGTGGTGCAACCACGATCTGGGCGACATCGCCCGGGGAGCCGTGACACCCGAGACGTTCGAACTGCTGACCGACTATGTGATCGAGCACTACTTCAAGCATCCGTCGTACTGGCTCGTCGACGGATGCCCCTACTTCTCGATCTACGAGGTGAATACGTTCCTCGCTACGTTCGGAGGCGACTACGCCCGGGCCGGCGAGGCGATCGCCCGCTTCCGAGAAAAGGTCAAGGCAGCCGGCTTCCCCGACCTGCACCTCAACGGCGTGCTGTTCGGTCTGGGCGGCATTCTCAGTCAGGCCGTCGCCGCCCTCGGGCTCAACTCGACGACTTCGTACGTCTGGATTCATCACAACATTCTGCCCGACTTTCCGGCCACCCGCTACGAAAAGGCCGCGAGCCAATACATGAATTCCGTCCGCAACGGAGGCGGATCGAACGGGCTCGAAAACGGAGCGGCCGGCATTCCGGTGCCGTACCATCTCAACATCAGCATGGGATGGGACTCGTCTCCCCGATGCGGCAACGTAACGCCCGGCGAGTGGCTCCGTCGGCGCGACTACCCGTTCGGCGCCGTGATCGTCGACAATACGCCCTATCTGTTCAAGAAATATCTGGCCGAAGCGAAGGCGTGGACCCTCGCCAAACCCGAATCGGAACGCATCGTCGTCATCAACTCGTGGAACGAATGGGGCGAGGGAAGCTACTTGGAGCCCGACACGGAAAACGGCATGGGCTATCTGGAGGCCGTGCGCGACGTATTCGGCTCGCAGCAAGCGAACGGAACGGGCACGGCCGGAGAACGAACCGTCAAAAACTAA